A single genomic interval of halophilic archaeon DL31 harbors:
- a CDS encoding TrkA-N domain protein (PFAM: Regulator of K+ conductance, N-terminal; Regulator of K+ conductance, C-terminal~KEGG: hmu:Hmuk_2691 TrkA-N domain protein), which yields MARLRNRLPEIELARRDRLILYYVLGLMGLVLSYTLTYNYLMWWLEGIDQSLFASFEFVVQTMTTTGYGQDAGSWSHPAMFLFVAGAQLSGIAIGFFTLRLIIIPLFTDAEVNLDDRLTPKSDHVIICEYRRDSEVLLEELRELGVEYVLISSDEEAAHDLSDDGYAVIHGSPQRVEAFERASIGTARAVITDADDANVNTILTVRSIREDINIITLTDDSGLQSVLKTTGADSVLSPHGVLGHGLAQKAVSSLNAELTDTIDLGPGMEVGEFSVPRGSRLLGKQIRESRIREETGVTIIGAWIDGELQLPPKPDAVIRQNTVLVVSGALEELESFSEFARAVGSATAESNRVVIAGYGEVGQAARAVAIDAGLDVTTIDEHEGENVDVVGDAASKETLRAAGVESASAVILGLPDDSSALLATVLARSLNPDIEVLTRVSNTESTEKALSAGADYVLSVARVSARMVAKELRGEDVLAPASQIRLVRVPAAPLAGKTIAESGIYEQTGCRVIAVESDGEPPTNIDPTRPFTGEERITIVGTDESVQQFLKRFDVTPAENGG from the coding sequence GTGGCACGGCTTCGTAATCGGCTGCCAGAAATCGAACTCGCACGCCGAGACCGCCTCATCCTCTACTACGTCCTGGGGCTCATGGGGCTGGTACTGTCCTACACGCTCACGTACAACTATCTGATGTGGTGGCTGGAGGGCATCGACCAGTCACTGTTCGCCTCCTTCGAGTTCGTCGTCCAGACGATGACGACGACGGGCTACGGGCAGGACGCCGGCTCCTGGAGTCACCCGGCGATGTTTCTGTTCGTCGCCGGCGCCCAACTCTCCGGCATCGCGATTGGTTTCTTCACGCTCCGACTCATCATCATCCCGCTGTTTACCGACGCAGAGGTGAACCTCGACGACCGCCTCACGCCGAAATCCGACCACGTAATCATCTGTGAATACCGCCGCGACTCGGAAGTGTTGCTCGAGGAACTCAGGGAGCTAGGCGTGGAGTACGTGCTCATCTCCTCGGACGAGGAAGCCGCACACGACCTCTCGGACGACGGCTACGCCGTTATCCACGGCTCGCCGCAGCGCGTCGAGGCGTTCGAGCGAGCGAGCATCGGCACCGCACGGGCGGTCATCACCGACGCCGACGACGCCAACGTCAACACGATTCTGACGGTTCGCTCGATTCGCGAGGACATCAACATCATCACCCTGACCGACGACAGTGGCCTGCAGAGCGTGCTGAAGACGACGGGTGCCGACAGCGTGCTCTCGCCCCATGGCGTGCTCGGCCACGGACTTGCACAGAAGGCGGTGAGTTCGCTCAACGCCGAACTGACCGACACCATCGACCTCGGGCCGGGGATGGAGGTAGGGGAGTTCTCGGTCCCGCGCGGGAGTCGGCTGCTCGGGAAGCAGATCAGGGAGTCTCGAATCCGGGAGGAGACAGGCGTCACCATCATCGGCGCCTGGATCGACGGCGAACTCCAGTTGCCTCCGAAACCCGACGCGGTCATCCGGCAGAACACGGTTTTGGTCGTCTCGGGAGCCCTCGAAGAACTGGAATCATTCAGCGAGTTCGCGCGGGCGGTCGGTTCCGCCACCGCCGAGTCCAACCGCGTCGTCATCGCGGGCTACGGCGAAGTCGGGCAGGCAGCCCGTGCCGTCGCCATCGACGCGGGCCTCGACGTGACGACTATCGACGAACACGAGGGCGAGAACGTGGACGTGGTGGGCGATGCAGCGAGCAAAGAGACCCTCCGAGCGGCCGGAGTCGAGTCAGCCAGCGCGGTCATTCTGGGGCTCCCCGACGACTCCTCAGCGCTGCTGGCCACAGTGCTCGCGCGGTCACTCAATCCCGATATCGAGGTTCTCACTCGGGTGAGCAACACCGAATCAACAGAGAAGGCGCTGAGCGCCGGCGCGGACTACGTGCTCTCGGTGGCGCGAGTGAGCGCGCGGATGGTGGCCAAGGAGCTGCGCGGCGAGGATGTGCTCGCACCTGCGAGCCAGATACGGCTGGTTCGCGTGCCGGCGGCGCCCCTAGCCGGGAAGACAATCGCGGAGTCGGGTATCTACGAGCAGACGGGCTGTCGCGTCATCGCCGTCGAATCGGACGGCGAACCGCCGACGAACATCGACCCGACCCGCCCGTTCACTGGGGAGGAACGCATCACCATCGTGGGAACGGACGAGAGCGTCCAGCAGTTCCTCAAGCGATTCGACGTGACACCAGCGGAGAACGGGGGGTGA
- a CDS encoding NAD-dependent epimerase/dehydratase (PFAM: NAD-dependent epimerase/dehydratase~KEGG: hmu:Hmuk_1068 NmrA family protein) — protein sequence MNVLVTGASGFVGQRLVPALLAADHDVSVLVRDQSGYDAPEGVTVFEGDVLAPDGLAATMEDIDAVYYLVHAMGAGGGFEERDRRGARNFMRAADQAGVDRVVYLSGLGVDADDLSPHLRSRREVERVLAEGAYELTVLRAAIIIGDGSASFSIVHQLSSRLPVMITPRWVSTLVQPIAISDVIAYLAGVLDAPETAGETYEIGGPEVLTYRELLTAVARILTGRDPVIVPVPVLTPRLSAYWVDLVTDVPSGVAYPLIDGMATDVVVTDDEIRTLVPVELTPLETAVRTALAEEAAA from the coding sequence ATGAACGTTCTCGTCACGGGTGCCAGCGGCTTCGTCGGGCAGCGGCTGGTCCCAGCGCTGCTCGCGGCTGACCACGACGTGTCGGTGCTCGTCAGAGACCAGAGCGGATACGACGCGCCCGAGGGCGTCACCGTCTTCGAGGGCGACGTGCTGGCGCCGGATGGCCTCGCGGCGACGATGGAAGATATTGATGCGGTGTACTACTTGGTCCACGCGATGGGCGCGGGGGGAGGGTTCGAGGAACGGGACCGGCGGGGCGCTCGGAACTTTATGCGCGCGGCCGACCAGGCGGGCGTCGACCGGGTGGTCTACCTCAGCGGTCTCGGTGTCGACGCTGATGACCTCTCCCCGCACCTCCGTTCACGCCGGGAGGTCGAACGCGTTCTCGCCGAAGGGGCCTACGAGCTGACGGTGCTCCGGGCAGCCATCATCATCGGCGACGGGAGCGCCAGCTTCAGCATCGTCCACCAGCTCAGCTCCCGGCTCCCGGTGATGATTACGCCTCGCTGGGTGTCGACGCTGGTCCAGCCCATCGCCATCTCGGACGTGATTGCGTATCTGGCCGGAGTGCTTGACGCGCCCGAAACTGCGGGCGAAACCTACGAGATCGGCGGGCCGGAGGTGCTCACCTACCGCGAACTGCTCACGGCGGTCGCGCGTATCCTGACTGGCCGGGACCCGGTCATCGTCCCGGTTCCGGTGCTCACGCCGCGGCTCTCGGCCTACTGGGTGGACCTCGTGACCGACGTGCCGTCGGGGGTGGCCTACCCGCTCATCGACGGGATGGCGACGGACGTGGTGGTGACCGACGACGAAATCCGGACCCTGGTGCCGGTGGAACTCACTCCCCTCGAGACGGCGGTTCGGACCGCGCTCGCGGAGGAGGCTGCGGCCTGA
- a CDS encoding hypothetical protein (KEGG: hje:HacjB3_01240 hypothetical protein) → MPPHYGETWVYESLVGAVPGLDLSDRTALVIQLVVFEALVLAVAAVYDLWNAVPAATVAVVVAVAGSWLMLTFSRTVRSLAPPEPYRQLLFGSSIELALSVLAFVLFVTYLFVVDPRGAGSTLLTELLGTNPPVVAVVLLLLICWDVIYRIGACWWATVAGFWRALNYPFDAETTRRLTRLDALNVAFAGVQVTLVPFVFDHPILVIAVVGHLVAVVVVSLGSVLLQRGKVVG, encoded by the coding sequence ATGCCGCCACACTACGGTGAAACCTGGGTCTACGAGAGCCTCGTGGGGGCGGTGCCGGGGCTGGATCTGTCTGACCGCACAGCGCTGGTGATTCAGTTGGTCGTCTTCGAGGCGCTGGTGCTGGCGGTGGCAGCGGTCTATGACCTCTGGAACGCGGTGCCGGCCGCCACCGTCGCCGTCGTCGTCGCGGTGGCCGGTAGCTGGCTGATGCTGACGTTCAGCCGGACGGTCCGCAGCTTAGCGCCGCCCGAGCCGTACCGCCAGCTGCTGTTCGGCTCCAGCATCGAACTGGCGCTCAGCGTCCTCGCGTTCGTGCTGTTTGTCACCTATCTGTTCGTCGTCGACCCGCGTGGCGCGGGGTCAACGTTGCTCACGGAGCTGCTCGGGACAAATCCACCCGTGGTGGCGGTGGTGCTCCTACTGCTGATCTGCTGGGACGTGATCTACCGCATCGGGGCCTGTTGGTGGGCAACGGTGGCGGGCTTCTGGCGAGCGCTGAACTACCCCTTCGACGCCGAGACGACGCGTCGGCTCACCCGCCTCGACGCGCTGAACGTCGCCTTTGCCGGCGTGCAGGTGACGCTGGTGCCGTTCGTGTTTGACCACCCGATTCTGGTTATTGCGGTGGTGGGCCACCTGGTGGCTGTGGTGGTGGTGTCGCTGGGTTCGGTGCTGCTCCAGCGTGGGAAAGTGGTTGGGTAG
- a CDS encoding hypothetical protein (KEGG: hut:Huta_0113 major facilitator transporter): MSFYTTLNFALWPDLSTPETIGTHSAIGIAGWLATFSSTALALYFQAADLTLLSHLNVVQALSLLLLFGLAVGLCQTDARTRSRERRSGGMSPTEAIPLLIVVLLMITADSGDVQEMSVTFQGENNIDDLGREGKDGAEVIKSFDPGQGYDHMFKVTADREKYA, encoded by the coding sequence GTGAGCTTCTACACGACGCTGAACTTCGCGCTCTGGCCCGACCTCTCGACGCCCGAGACGATTGGGACCCACTCTGCAATCGGCATCGCCGGGTGGCTCGCTACGTTCTCCAGTACCGCGCTGGCGCTCTACTTCCAGGCGGCCGACCTCACGCTCCTGTCGCATCTGAACGTGGTCCAGGCGCTCTCCCTGCTCCTCCTGTTCGGACTTGCAGTCGGCCTGTGCCAGACGGATGCTCGAACTCGCTCACGAGAACGGAGGTCTGGAGGCATGAGTCCGACTGAAGCCATCCCGCTGCTCATCGTCGTCCTGCTCATGATCACCGCCGACAGCGGTGACGTCCAAGAGATGTCCGTGACGTTCCAAGGCGAGAACAACATTGACGACCTCGGTCGCGAGGGGAAGGACGGCGCTGAGGTGATCAAGTCCTTCGATCCGGGCCAGGGGTACGACCACATGTTCAAAGTCACTGCGGATCGAGAGAAGTACGCATGA